CCAGGCCATTCGCCTGGTGTTTGCCGGGCAACGCTACATCAGCCCGCAGATTGCACAGCAACTGGCGATCAAATCCTTTCAGCCGACCAACGATTCGCCCTTCGACGCGCTGTCGGAACGCGAGATCCAGATCGCATTGATGATTGTCGGCTGTCAGAAAGTCCAGATCATTTCCGACAAGCTCTGCCTGTCGCCCAAAACGGTCAACACTTACCGTTACCGCATTTTCGAGAAGCTCTCGATCAGCAGTGATGTCGAGCTGACGCTGTTGGCGGTGCGTCACGGCATGGTCGATGCCAGCCTCTGAAAATGACCGAAGTCTTTGATCCAGGCGCTTTTCTGTCGACCGTCAGTGGGCGCCCCGGCGTCTACCGCATGTTCGACAGCGATGCTCGCCTTCTGTATGTCGGCAAAGCCAAGAACCTGAAAAATCGCCTGTCGAGCTACTTCCGCAAGTCCGGTCTCGCGCCCAAGACGGCGGCGCTGGTCGCCCGTATCGCCCAGGTCGAAACCACCATCACGGCCAACGAAACGGAAGCCTTGCTGCTTGAGCAGACGCTGATCAAGGAGTGGCGTCCGCCGTATAACATCCTGCTGCGCGATGACAAATCCTACCCTTACGTCTTTCTTTCGGATGGCCAGTTTCCTCGTCTGAGCATTCATCGCGGTGCGAAAAAGGCCAAGGGCAAGTATTTCGGTCCGTATCCCAGCGCGGGCGCGATTCGCGAAAGCTTGAGCTTGCTGCAAAAAACGTTTTTTGTTCGCCAGTGCGAAGACAGCTATTACAAGAACCGCACGCGCCCTTGTCTGCAATACCAGATCAAGCGCTGCAAGGCCCCGTGTGTCGGGCTGGTAGAGCCCGAAGTGTATGCCGAGGACGTTCGCCACTCAGTGATGTTCCTTGAAGGCCGCAGCAATGCGCTGACCGACGAGTTGTCCGCGGGCATGGAAGAGGCGGCGATCAACCTCGAGTTCGAGCGCGCCGCCGAGTTGCGTGACCAGATTTCGCTGCTGCGTCGAGTCCAGGATCAGCAAAGCATGGAAGGCGGAACCGGCGATATCGATGTGATCGCTGCGTTCGTCAATCCGGGCGGTGCCTGTGTTCACCTGATCAGCGTGCGCGGTGGGCGGGTGTTGGGCAGCAAGAACTTCTTCCCTCAGGTCGGCATCGACGAGGACGTTTCCGAGGTCATGGCTGCCTTTCTCGGCCAGTACTTCATTACCAGTCCTGAGCGCGACCTGCCGAGCGAACTGATCGTCAACGTGGTTCACGAAGACTTTCCGACCCTCATTGCGGCCATTGAAGAGCTGCGCGGTCGCGAGTTGACCATCAGCCATCGGGTACGGGGTACGCGAGCACGCTGGCAACAATTGGCGGTCACCAATGCCGAGCAGGCGTTGGGCGCGAGGCTGGCCAACCGTCAACACGTCGCCGCGCGTTTCGATGCCCTGGCAGAAGTCTTGAACCTGGACGAGCCGCCACAGCGCCTGGAGTGCTACGACATCAGCCACTCCAGCGGCGAAGCCACCGTGGCGTCGTGCGTGGTGTTCGGTCCGGAAGGCCCGATCAAGTCCGACTATCGTCGTTATAACATCGAAGGCGTCACCCCGGGCGACGACTATGCGGCCATGCACCAGGCCCTGACGCGGCGCTTCAGCAAACTGAAGGACGGGGAGGGCAAGTTGCCGGACATTCTGCTGGTGGACGGCGGCAAGGGTCAGCTGTCGATGGCCCGCGACGTGCTCAATGAGCTGGCGGTGCCTGACCTGATTCTGCTGGGCGTGGCCAAGGGGGCGACGCGCAAGGCCGGTTTTGAAACCCTGTACCTCAACGACGCAGCTCACGAATTTACCTTGCGCGGTGATTCCCCCGCGCTGCATCTGATTCAACAGATACGCGATGAAGCCCACCGTTTCGCCATTACCGGGCACCGGGCCCGCCGTGGTAAAACCCGGCGCACCTCGACACTTGAGGGCGTTGCAGGCGTCGGACCGACACGCCGCCGAGATTTGTTAAAACATTTTGGTGGATTGCAGGAGCTGTCTCGTGCCAGCATCGAAGAGATCGCCAAAGCACCCGGGATCAGTAAAAAGCTCGCAGAGTTGATTTATGCAAATCTGCACAGCGAGTAGAATGCCACCTCACCTCGTAGCCAGTTGTGCCGATGAATATCCCTAATCTGATTACCGTTCTACGCGTCCTGCTCATCCCGATCTTCATTTTACTGTTCTACCTGCCGTACCAATGGAGCTACATGGCCTCCGCTTCGGTCTTCGCATTTGCCGCCGCCACAGACTGGCTGGACGGTTATCTGGCCCGTCGTCTGGAGCAAAGCACACCATTCGGGGCGTTCCTTGACCCCGTGGCTGACAAGCTGATGGTGGCCGTTGCGCTGGTGTTGCTGGTGCAAGAACACGGCAACCTGTGGCTCACGCTGCCGGCGGCCGTCATCATCGGTCGCGAAATTGTCGTCTCGGCACTTCGCGAGTGGATGGCCGAACTCGGTGCACGGGCTCACGTTGCCGTGTCGAACCTGGGCAAATGGAAAACCGCCGCGCAAATGCTGGCGCTGGTGATCCTGCTGGCCAATCCATCGGACTTTACCTTCTGGGTCTTGATCGGTTATGCCTTGCTGCTGGTATCTGCCGGCCTGACATTGTGGTCCATGGTCCAATACCTGCGGGCTGCCTGGCCGCATCTGAAGACCGACGTGGAAAAGAAATAAAACTTTTTTGAATCAAAGGGTTGACGGGGCTTCTGGATTCTATAGAATGCGCCACACCAAGACGCGGGAATAGCTCAGTTGGTAGAGCACGACCTTGCCAAGGTCGGGGTCGCGAGTTCGAGTCTCGTTTCCCGCTCCAGATGTTGTTTTGCAGAGCTTCATTGAGCTCTGCAAATCTAGAAAATAGAGGCTTCGGCCTCTTTTTTCGTTCCGGCGAATTCTACCGAAATCTACCTGCAGCCACGAATTTTAAGTACATCAATGAGTACATTGAAATCCGGGCTTTGCTGATAGCCGTTTCCAGATAGATGACGCATCGCCGGACCCGTACATCTCTCACTCTTTAGCCTTTTTTAAGCGGACGCCCATTCCACAAGAATGCCGTCCCTATTTCGAGTCCTTCAAGGTCCAGGTCATTGCCAATATGTGGT
This region of Pseudomonas mandelii genomic DNA includes:
- the uvrC gene encoding excinuclease ABC subunit UvrC translates to MTEVFDPGAFLSTVSGRPGVYRMFDSDARLLYVGKAKNLKNRLSSYFRKSGLAPKTAALVARIAQVETTITANETEALLLEQTLIKEWRPPYNILLRDDKSYPYVFLSDGQFPRLSIHRGAKKAKGKYFGPYPSAGAIRESLSLLQKTFFVRQCEDSYYKNRTRPCLQYQIKRCKAPCVGLVEPEVYAEDVRHSVMFLEGRSNALTDELSAGMEEAAINLEFERAAELRDQISLLRRVQDQQSMEGGTGDIDVIAAFVNPGGACVHLISVRGGRVLGSKNFFPQVGIDEDVSEVMAAFLGQYFITSPERDLPSELIVNVVHEDFPTLIAAIEELRGRELTISHRVRGTRARWQQLAVTNAEQALGARLANRQHVAARFDALAEVLNLDEPPQRLECYDISHSSGEATVASCVVFGPEGPIKSDYRRYNIEGVTPGDDYAAMHQALTRRFSKLKDGEGKLPDILLVDGGKGQLSMARDVLNELAVPDLILLGVAKGATRKAGFETLYLNDAAHEFTLRGDSPALHLIQQIRDEAHRFAITGHRARRGKTRRTSTLEGVAGVGPTRRRDLLKHFGGLQELSRASIEEIAKAPGISKKLAELIYANLHSE
- the pgsA gene encoding CDP-diacylglycerol--glycerol-3-phosphate 3-phosphatidyltransferase is translated as MNIPNLITVLRVLLIPIFILLFYLPYQWSYMASASVFAFAAATDWLDGYLARRLEQSTPFGAFLDPVADKLMVAVALVLLVQEHGNLWLTLPAAVIIGREIVVSALREWMAELGARAHVAVSNLGKWKTAAQMLALVILLANPSDFTFWVLIGYALLLVSAGLTLWSMVQYLRAAWPHLKTDVEKK